From the genome of Flavobacteriales bacterium:
ACCTGGTATCAGGTACAGACCGGGGAGATCGAGGATATGGAATATCACCCGACCGACCCCACTATCATCTACGCCAATGGCCATACCTTCTATCGAAGTATCGATGGGGGAGAGAATTTCGAAGCTAGCAACGAAGGTCTACCAAGCAGCTCGGATGTCAGCCGTTACAGCACCGCGGTGAGTCCCGATGAGCCGGATTGGGTCTATCTATTGGCTGGTGATGCCGATACACAAGGCTTTTTGGGCATATACCGCTCGACCGACCAAGGTCAGACCTGGACTCTGCGAGCCGATTCTCCCAACCTGATGGGATGGAGTGGCGAAGGCACAGATACAGGCGGTCAGGCTTGGTACGACATCGCTGTTGAAGTCGACCCCGATAATGCGGATAGGGTATTCGTAGGTGGAGTCAACCTCTGGCGTTCCAATACAGGGGGCAGCAGTTGGAGCATCCGCGCGCACTGGGTCTATCCATCCTTTACTGGAGCTTATGTCCATGCAGACATCCATGATCTGAAATACATTGGCAATAGACTCTACTGCTTGAGTGATGGAGGCATCTTCGTTTCCAATAGCGATGGTACGGCCTTTACCGATCTGACCGAAGGCTTGACGATCACCCAGTTCTACCGACTGGGTTCGAGTGTCACCAATTCCAGTCTTATTCTCGCTGGTGCACAGGACAACGGCATGCTGCGCACCCTGAATGGGTCTTGGGGACAGATCTACGGAGCAGACGGCATGGAATGTCTCGTACACCCGACTAATACCAGTCGCTACTTCATTTCCTCCCAATACGGGAACATCCGCAGGACCAATAACGGTGGAGACTCCTTCACTAATTGGGTCGAAGGAATTCCAGAGTCGGGTGCCTGGGTCACACCCTTCATGCTCGACCCCAATGATCCCAACACACTGTTTGCCGGATATGAGAGCCTATGGAAGCGTACAGGCAATGGAGCTTGGTTCCAACTCAGTCCTCCGAGTGGTAACATTACGCAATTCAATATCGCTCCTTCCAACTCGGATGTGATCTACATCGTGCGGAGTACCACCGTCCTGAAGACCACGGATGGCGGAGATACTTGGTCCGGTATTTCAGTAGGTGGATCGTCAACGACCAAGACTTCCATCGCTTTCAACCCGGAAGATGAGAATGAGGTCTATATCACCGTATCCGGTTTCAATATCGGTAGCAAGGTATATCGCACGACAGATGGTGGAGATAATTGGGAGAACATCTCATACAACCTCCCGAATTTCCCGGCCAACTCCATCGTCTACGAAGCAGGTAGCAATGGGGGACTCTACGTGGCCATGGATGTGGGCATCTACTATATCAATGACGACCTGGTCAATTGGATCCCGTATGAAGAAGGGCTTCCCAAGGTGCCTGTCAGTGAGTTGGAGATACACTACGCGACCAATAAACTCAGAGCCGCTACCTATGG
Proteins encoded in this window:
- a CDS encoding T9SS type A sorting domain-containing protein, encoding TWYQVQTGEIEDMEYHPTDPTIIYANGHTFYRSIDGGENFEASNEGLPSSSDVSRYSTAVSPDEPDWVYLLAGDADTQGFLGIYRSTDQGQTWTLRADSPNLMGWSGEGTDTGGQAWYDIAVEVDPDNADRVFVGGVNLWRSNTGGSSWSIRAHWVYPSFTGAYVHADIHDLKYIGNRLYCLSDGGIFVSNSDGTAFTDLTEGLTITQFYRLGSSVTNSSLILAGAQDNGMLRTLNGSWGQIYGADGMECLVHPTNTSRYFISSQYGNIRRTNNGGDSFTNWVEGIPESGAWVTPFMLDPNDPNTLFAGYESLWKRTGNGAWFQLSPPSGNITQFNIAPSNSDVIYIVRSTTVLKTTDGGDTWSGISVGGSSTTKTSIAFNPEDENEVYITVSGFNIGSKVYRTTDGGDNWENISYNLPNFPANSIVYEAGSNGGLYVAMDVGIYYINDDLVNWIPYEEGLPKVPVSELEIHYATNKLRAATYGRGLWESDLFTGLTEPPAADFIVSKEMACVGEELTFTDFSINHSPGWQWVFEGGSPATSTEQNPQVTYANAGTYDVSLMVDNGVGSDMEMKSEFITILSDVGEEMPFTEGFETIVDLEVSDRWSIENLDNDMTWEVNTSVGNGSPSCVWINNYNNAFDRKDRLFSTTIDMSGAEEMELTMDVAFAQIDEDDKDKLRVYSSTDCGNDWDLKKSFSGHTTLHSVDPMTEEFFPSGPEEWHTLVVDNLDSDDAVEGFRFYLYFENDGGNNIFIDNINLSFIVSGVEDLDIKNLDMQIFPNPSAGNSALEFFLLGDREVGLSIYDISGRAIDNMDLGSLGFGPHRFDLEMDLGSGVYLVELSVDGKSETIRWFID